In the Sediminibacter sp. Hel_I_10 genome, one interval contains:
- a CDS encoding response regulator, with product MKQQKRTLAHILFVEDNEGDIILTKEAFEECKIKIELSVAKNGKEALDYLYKRGDYTNATKPDLILLDINIPIYNGHEVLKRIKTDPDLKKIPVVMLTTSSNEKDIKHAYDNHCNSYVEKPLNMNEFITAVLKIEEFWLQLTTLSE from the coding sequence ATGAAACAGCAAAAAAGAACACTCGCTCACATTTTATTTGTAGAAGATAATGAAGGTGATATCATTCTTACTAAAGAGGCTTTTGAAGAATGTAAGATAAAAATAGAACTCAGTGTTGCAAAAAACGGGAAAGAAGCTCTTGATTATTTATATAAGAGAGGTGACTATACCAATGCCACGAAACCAGACCTTATCCTTTTAGATATCAACATTCCTATCTATAATGGGCACGAAGTTTTAAAACGAATAAAAACAGACCCTGATCTAAAAAAAATACCTGTGGTTATGCTCACCACCTCGTCTAACGAAAAGGACATCAAGCATGCTTATGATAATCACTGCAACAGTTATGTGGAAAAACCACTTAACATGAATGAGTTTATAACTGCCGTTCTCAAAATTGAAGAGTTTTGGCTGCAATTAACCACATTATCAGAATAA